The following coding sequences lie in one Lolium perenne isolate Kyuss_39 chromosome 2, Kyuss_2.0, whole genome shotgun sequence genomic window:
- the LOC127333979 gene encoding L-type lectin-domain containing receptor kinase SIT2-like, which yields MAGIKPGLMIPLSTTLVIFVALVRESFAAEDGQGFIYSGFAGTDIMVAGLAAVEPNGLLQLTNGMVQLKGQAFHPSRLRFHDPNSVNGTAVRSFSASFVFAIRSIAPGVSAHGLTFFVSPTNNLTSAFSNQFLGLFSKRNNGNASNHIFAVEFDTVQSNDMLDMNDNHVGIDINGLTSVKASSAGYYNDANGTFYNLTLASFDAMQAWVDYDGISKEIAVTLAPLGMARPRRPLLKTTYDLSPVLEDQSYVGFSSSTGILESRHYVLGWSFGMGRPAPAIDATTLPKLPRLGPEPQSKLLVTVLPIATGTLVLAIVSLAIVLRRRQLRYAELREDWEVEFGPQRFSFKDLFKATEGFKEKHLLGIGGFGRVYKGVLRKSKAEVAVKKVSHESRQGMKEFIAEVVSMGRLRHKNVVQLLGYCRRKGELLLVYDHMPNGSLDKYLHGPPGNNRSLDWSRRFHIIKGVAAGLLYLHEDWEQVVIHRDIKASNVLLDGEMNGRLGDFGLARLYDHGTDPQTTHVVGTMGYIAPELARMGKASTLTDVFAFGVFLLEVTCGRRPIEQKEFQECPVLLADLVLQHWRDGSLADMVDERLQNNYNFDEACLALKLGLLCSHQLSCTRPCMRQVVQYLDGNAPFPNQMLEEVTSNYRGPEPCVASSPPPSTSFGTISIDLMISGGR from the coding sequence ATGGCTGGCATCAAACCTGGTCTCATGATTCCCTTGTCGACGACACTAGTAATCTTCGTCGCTCTTGTTCGTGAGTCCTTCGCTGCCGAGGATGGCCAGGGCTTCATCTATTCCGGCTTCGCCGGTACAGACATCATGGTGGCCGGCCTGGCCGCCGTGGAGCCAAACGGGCTCCTCCAGCTGACCAACGGCATGGTCCAGCTCAAAGGCCAGGCATTCCATCCGTCCCGGCTGCGCTTCCACGACCCGAACTCAGTGAACGGCACGGCGGTGCGGTCATTCTCAGCGTCCTTCGTGTTCGCCATCCGCTCCATCGCGCCGGGCGTGAGCGCGCACGGTCTCACCTTCTTCGTCTCCCCGACCAACAACCTCACGTCCGCTTTCTCCAACCAGTTCCTCGGCCTCTTCAGCAAGAGGAACAACGGCAACGCGAGCAACCACATCTTCGCCGTCGAGTTCGATACCGTCCAGAGCAACGACATGCTGGACATGAACGACAACCACGTCGGCATCGACATTAACGGCCTCACCTCCGTGAAGGCCTCCAGCGCCGGTTACTACAACGACGCCAACGGCACCTTCTACAACCTGACACTAGCCTCCTTCGACGCGATGCAAGCGTGGGTGGACTACGATGGGATCAGCAAGGAGATCGCCGTGACCTTGGCTCCTCTGGGCATGGCCAGGCCCAGGAGGCCATTGCTCAAAACCACCTACGACCTCTCGCCTGTTCTCGAGGATCAATCCTACGTCGGCTTCTCGTCGTCGACCGGCATCCTCGAGTCGCGTCACTACGTGCTCGGCTGGAGCTTCGGCATGGGCCGTCCAGCTCCGGCCATCGACGCCACCACGCTGCCCAAGTTGCCCCGGTTGGGCCCAGAGCCTCAATCCAAGCTCCTGGTCACCGTCTTGCCCATTGCCACCGGAACATTGGTCTTGGCTATCGTCAGTCTGGCAATCGTTTTGCGGCGGAGGCAGCTGCGATACGCGGAGCTACGCGAAGACTGGGAGGTTGAATTTGGGCCTCAGAGGTTCTCCTTCAAGGATCTGTTCAAAGCGACGGAGGGCTTCAAGGAGAAGCACCTGCTCGGAATCGGGGGCTTCGGGAGGGTGTACAAGGGGGTGCTCCGGAAGTCCAAGGCGGAGGTCGCGGTGAAGAAGGTGTCGCACGAGTCAAGGCAAGGCATGAAGGAGTTCATCGCCGAGGTCGTTAGCATGGGCCGTCTCCGGCACAAGAACGTCGTGCAGCTGCTCGGATACTGCCGGCGCAAAGGGGAGCTCCTGCTCGTCTACGACCACATGCCCAACGGCAGCCTCGACAAGTACCTGCATGGTCCACCAGGCAATAACCGGAGCTTGGACTGGTCGCGGAGGTTTCACATCATCAAGGGCGTCGCCGCTGGCCTGCTATACCTCCACGAGGACTGGGAGCAGGTGGTGATCCACCGGGACATCAAGGCCAGCAACGTGCTCCTCGACGGCGAGATGAACGGTCGGCTGGGCGACTTCGGCCTCGCCAGGCTATACGACCACGGCACTGATCCGCAGACCACGCACGTGGTGGGCACCATGGGGTACATCGCCCCCGAGCTGGCGCGCATGGGCAAGGCCTCCACCCTCACCGACGTCTTCGCCTTCGGGGTGTTCCTCCTCGAGGTCACCTGCGGGCGGAGGCCCATAGAGCAGAAGGAGTTCCAGGAGTGCCCGGTCTTGTTGGCCGACCTGGTCCTCCAGCACTGGCGCGATGGATCGCTCGCCGATATGGTCGATGAGAGGCTCCAGAACAACTACAATTTCGACGAAGCGTGCCTAGCGTTGAAGCTCGGGCTGCTGTGCTCGCACCAGCTGTCATGCACAAGGCCGTGCATGCGGCAGGTCGTGCAGTATCTCGATGGCAACGCGCCGTTTCCGAACCAGATGCTGGAGGAGGTAACGTCAAATTACAGAGGGCCGGAGCCTTGCGTCGCGTCTTCCCCGCCGCCGTCAACGAGTTTCGGCACGATATCTATTGACCTCATGATCTCAGGAGGAAGATGA